In Nonomuraea sp. NBC_00507, the following are encoded in one genomic region:
- a CDS encoding S-(hydroxymethyl)mycothiol dehydrogenase, protein MPYEVQGVIARGKGQEVSLETVLVPDPGPGEAVVNVQACGVCHTDLHYREGGISDDFPFLLGHEAAGVVEAVGPGVTEVEPGDFVILNWRAVCGQCRACLRGRPWYCFSTHNAAQKMTLKDGTELSPALGIGAFLEKTLVAAGQCTKVAAEAPAQVAGLLGCGVMAGIGAAINTGGVTRGDSVAVIGCGGVGDAAILGASLAGAATIIAVDVDDRKLEWARGFGATHTVNSRENDPVEAVRDLTGGFGADVVIEAVGRPETYIQAFYARDLAGTVVLVGVPTPEMKLELPLLDVFGRGGSLKSSWYGDCLPSRDFPMLIDLFLQNRLPLDKFVSETIGVGQVEEAFAKMHRGEVLRSVVTF, encoded by the coding sequence ATGCCGTACGAAGTGCAGGGCGTCATCGCCCGAGGTAAAGGCCAGGAAGTTTCCCTCGAGACGGTCCTCGTGCCGGACCCGGGGCCGGGTGAGGCCGTCGTGAACGTGCAGGCCTGCGGGGTCTGCCACACCGACCTGCACTATCGGGAGGGCGGGATCAGCGACGACTTCCCGTTCCTGCTCGGTCACGAGGCCGCGGGCGTCGTCGAGGCGGTCGGCCCCGGGGTCACCGAGGTGGAGCCGGGCGACTTCGTGATCCTCAACTGGCGCGCCGTGTGCGGCCAGTGCCGGGCCTGCCTGCGTGGCCGCCCTTGGTACTGCTTCAGCACGCACAACGCGGCGCAGAAGATGACGCTCAAGGACGGCACCGAGCTGTCCCCTGCCCTGGGCATCGGCGCGTTCCTGGAGAAGACGCTGGTCGCGGCCGGGCAGTGCACCAAGGTCGCGGCCGAGGCCCCGGCGCAGGTCGCGGGGCTGCTCGGGTGCGGGGTGATGGCCGGGATCGGCGCGGCGATCAACACCGGAGGGGTGACGCGGGGCGACAGCGTGGCCGTGATCGGCTGCGGCGGGGTCGGCGACGCGGCGATCCTCGGCGCCTCGCTGGCCGGCGCCGCCACGATCATCGCGGTGGACGTGGACGACCGCAAACTGGAGTGGGCGCGTGGTTTCGGCGCCACACACACGGTCAACTCGCGCGAGAACGACCCGGTCGAGGCTGTTCGCGACCTGACCGGCGGTTTCGGCGCGGACGTGGTCATCGAGGCGGTGGGCCGGCCGGAGACCTACATCCAGGCGTTCTACGCCCGCGACCTGGCCGGGACCGTGGTCCTGGTCGGCGTGCCGACGCCGGAGATGAAGCTGGAGCTGCCGCTGCTGGACGTCTTCGGCCGTGGCGGGTCGCTGAAGTCGTCCTGGTACGGCGACTGCCTGCCCAGCCGTGACTTCCCGATGCTCATCGACCTGTTCCTGCAGAACCGGCTGCCGCTCGACAAGTTCGTGTCGGAGACGATCGGGGTCGGCCAGGTCGAAGAGGCGTTCGCGAAGATGCACCGGGGCGAGGTGCTGCGTTCGGTGGTGACGTTCTAA